The following are encoded together in the Bradymonas sediminis genome:
- a CDS encoding diguanylate cyclase, which translates to MSATTRSLIRRPRQIEASWPTGAAVLAVVLYATGLIANPSYPAWFNIIPAVALLGISGWLASRTMRGAAASSDARQVTTSFQLERSVFYITTGFVVVRTLSALGVDIYPLIYLLLAFLVTFEARNAAIGAVLTALIIEWASHWLGTPSGTAEITTGIHLQSSVDLALLGTRSVFIALFGFLSYFVHGTEVMERRRRHQREVDAERDKMLRQAREFRLLNSGRTDAALAGRAQAEEMAVYDAVEAVQHTTYVSLSMLKAALKCNTCVLLWFDVRQENLRIKELVSDSDALLETEIKPAKGVVGTITRQREPLLLEDLRPGFRGIPYYRQPQNIQHFLGIPVIENGHLRGILCADRVDGSGFTSADTAVAEEAAAYILRAIENERMFTSIERTKFELSRFFEASRNLNGVLSPKDVYRVALESIASIVEYDFAAITAFDPDTHTHRIEAVDHAADFEGPFEDWVGRTFNDAHHETRPSGGLVAMVVENRHYLPYGGQVRESDPIIFTRDEPIKDIRSMLVLPLVAHDKAIGTLVICHRQAGQFGAERREMLEVVGNQVAISLQNARLYAQMEQMATTDGLTGLSNHRTFQSRLESTIARHRRTQQPFALVLTDIDHFKSVNDTHGHPAGDEVLRQVSKVFIDSLREVDVPCRYGGEEFAIILEDADRATAMRVANRLREDIGRLEFNSEQGTFKCTISMGVSVWPEDSEEKQPLIDLTDQALYYSKEHGRNQVTSADQL; encoded by the coding sequence ATGAGCGCGACGACACGCAGCTTGATTCGTCGGCCTCGCCAAATCGAGGCGAGTTGGCCGACCGGCGCAGCCGTATTGGCGGTGGTGTTATATGCCACCGGCCTAATCGCGAACCCGTCATATCCGGCCTGGTTCAATATCATCCCCGCCGTGGCCCTGCTGGGCATCTCCGGCTGGCTCGCCTCGCGCACGATGCGCGGCGCGGCCGCCTCGAGCGACGCGCGCCAGGTCACCACGAGCTTCCAACTCGAGCGATCGGTCTTCTACATCACCACCGGCTTCGTCGTGGTCCGCACGCTCAGCGCGCTCGGCGTCGATATCTACCCGCTCATCTATCTGCTGCTGGCATTTCTGGTCACCTTCGAGGCCCGAAACGCCGCGATCGGCGCGGTGCTCACCGCGCTTATCATCGAGTGGGCCTCGCATTGGCTCGGCACCCCGAGCGGCACCGCCGAAATCACCACCGGCATCCACCTGCAATCCTCGGTCGACCTCGCGCTTCTGGGCACCCGCAGCGTCTTTATCGCGCTCTTCGGATTTTTGTCCTATTTCGTCCACGGCACCGAGGTGATGGAGCGACGCCGGCGCCACCAGCGCGAGGTCGACGCCGAGCGCGATAAAATGTTGCGCCAGGCCCGGGAGTTTCGCCTGCTCAACTCCGGTCGCACCGACGCCGCGCTGGCCGGGCGCGCGCAGGCCGAGGAGATGGCGGTCTACGACGCCGTCGAGGCCGTCCAGCACACGACCTATGTCAGCCTCTCGATGCTCAAGGCCGCGCTGAAATGCAACACCTGCGTGCTTTTGTGGTTCGACGTGCGCCAGGAGAACCTGCGCATCAAGGAGCTCGTCAGCGATAGCGACGCGCTGCTTGAGACCGAGATTAAGCCGGCCAAGGGCGTCGTCGGCACCATCACGCGCCAGCGCGAACCGCTCTTATTAGAAGATCTTCGCCCGGGCTTTCGCGGCATTCCTTATTATCGCCAGCCCCAAAATATCCAGCATTTTTTGGGCATCCCGGTCATCGAAAACGGCCACCTGCGCGGGATCCTCTGCGCCGACCGCGTCGACGGCAGCGGCTTCACCAGCGCCGACACCGCCGTCGCCGAGGAGGCCGCCGCTTATATTTTGCGCGCCATCGAAAACGAGCGCATGTTCACCAGCATCGAGCGCACGAAATTCGAGCTAAGCCGCTTCTTTGAGGCCAGCCGAAACCTCAACGGCGTGCTCTCGCCAAAAGACGTCTACCGCGTCGCCCTGGAGAGCATCGCGAGCATCGTCGAATACGACTTCGCCGCCATCACCGCCTTCGACCCGGACACCCATACCCATCGCATCGAGGCGGTCGACCACGCCGCTGATTTTGAGGGTCCGTTTGAAGACTGGGTGGGGCGCACCTTCAACGACGCGCACCACGAGACACGGCCCAGCGGCGGGCTGGTCGCCATGGTCGTGGAGAACCGCCACTACCTGCCCTACGGCGGACAGGTGCGCGAGTCTGACCCGATCATCTTCACCCGCGACGAGCCGATCAAAGACATCCGCAGCATGTTGGTCTTGCCGCTGGTCGCCCACGATAAGGCCATCGGCACGCTGGTGATTTGCCACCGCCAGGCCGGCCAATTCGGCGCCGAGCGCCGCGAGATGCTCGAGGTCGTGGGCAACCAGGTCGCCATCAGCCTGCAGAACGCGCGCCTCTACGCCCAGATGGAGCAAATGGCGACCACCGACGGGCTCACCGGCCTGTCAAACCACCGCACCTTCCAATCGCGCCTGGAGTCGACCATCGCGCGGCATCGGCGCACCCAGCAGCCCTTCGCGCTGGTGCTCACCGATATCGACCACTTCAAATCGGTCAACGACACCCACGGCCACCCCGCCGGCGACGAGGTCTTGCGCCAGGTGTCCAAGGTCTTCATCGACTCGCTGCGCGAGGTCGATGTCCCCTGTCGCTATGGCGGCGAGGAATTCGCGATTATCTTAGAAGATGCGGACCGCGCCACCGCCATGCGCGTGGCGAACCGGCTGCGCGAAGATATCGGGCGGTTGGAATTTAATAGCGAACAAGGCACCTTTAAATGTACCATCAGTATGGGCGTGTCCGTGTGGCCCGAAGACTCCGAAGAGAAGCAACCGCTGATCGACCTGACCGACCAGGCGTTGTACTATTCGAAGGAACACGGCCGAAACCAGGTCACCTCGGCAGACCAACTTTAA
- a CDS encoding FtsB family cell division protein yields the protein MQRLGLTLLVLTIISVTTYYVFTHENIERAEKIEQEVNELRRQNRELEAENKEMARKVVALRDDPRLAERKARANSRLARPDEVIFQFGQPEETLEVSVLLTVSPDSLRLAGKTILIDQLPEGLEALHEDIPSAKLQVEFDQHVDPLREQRVRDLVGASVLAPAEFVKHDAK from the coding sequence ATGCAGCGTCTCGGACTCACATTATTGGTTTTAACCATCATATCGGTCACGACCTATTATGTTTTCACGCACGAGAATATCGAGCGCGCCGAGAAGATCGAGCAGGAAGTCAACGAGCTACGCCGCCAGAACCGTGAATTAGAGGCTGAGAATAAGGAGATGGCGCGCAAGGTCGTCGCCCTGCGCGACGACCCGCGATTGGCCGAGCGCAAGGCGCGCGCCAACAGCCGCCTCGCCCGCCCGGACGAAGTCATCTTCCAATTCGGGCAACCCGAGGAGACGCTCGAAGTCAGCGTCCTCCTCACCGTGAGCCCCGACTCTTTGAGACTCGCCGGCAAGACGATCCTTATCGATCAGCTTCCCGAGGGGCTCGAAGCGCTTCACGAAGATATTCCGAGCGCCAAACTCCAGGTGGAGTTTGACCAACATGTGGACCCGCTGCGCGAGCAACGCGTGCGCGACCTGGTCGGAGCGTCCGTTCTCGCCCCGGCCGAGTTCGTCAAGCACGACGCAAAATAG
- a CDS encoding ExbD/TolR family protein, with protein MSLRDMRKSRRVTVDLDMTPLIDVVFLLLIFFLVTSTFSKTEDAEIPINLPSAASGEAISDAQKIVLFITEDGSVEIKSDAADPGNVLDGEQIEGANLSEKLANLYAKHPDANVLLRGDKLATHGKVIEILDQIKESGFKSVNLVITQPASK; from the coding sequence ATGAGTTTGCGCGACATGCGAAAAAGCCGGCGCGTCACCGTTGACCTCGATATGACGCCGCTGATCGACGTAGTCTTCTTGCTGCTGATCTTCTTTTTGGTCACCAGCACCTTCTCCAAAACCGAAGACGCCGAGATCCCCATCAACCTGCCCAGCGCAGCCAGCGGCGAGGCCATCTCGGACGCCCAGAAGATCGTGCTCTTCATCACCGAAGACGGCTCGGTCGAGATCAAAAGCGACGCCGCAGACCCCGGTAATGTGCTCGACGGTGAGCAGATCGAAGGCGCCAATTTGAGCGAGAAGCTCGCGAATCTATACGCCAAACACCCCGACGCGAACGTGCTGTTGCGCGGCGACAAACTCGCCACCCACGGCAAGGTCATCGAGATCCTCGACCAGATCAAAGAGAGCGGATTTAAGTCCGTCAACCTCGTGATCACCCAGCCCGCCTCCAAATAA
- a CDS encoding MotA/TolQ/ExbB proton channel family protein produces the protein MMNEVYEFLAKGGWLMIPILGSSVVALAFFMERLWALQRAKIVPSRFVQVVRDMLHDGRFDEAENLCKTNESPIASMLEIGIHNAGRPRAIIKEVMLEKGEREVFFMERFTGALGAIATVTPLMGLLGTVVGMISVFQGVMVQSGSAGVVDAGALAGGIWEAMITTAAGLTVAIPVFLGHRYIMSRIDRHAVELEDISLSILDLLAAETSANAPTPAVAHASATTDSSDAPEENA, from the coding sequence ATGATGAACGAAGTCTACGAATTTCTGGCAAAAGGTGGCTGGCTGATGATCCCGATCCTGGGCTCATCGGTGGTCGCGCTGGCATTTTTTATGGAGCGCCTCTGGGCCCTTCAACGCGCCAAGATCGTGCCGAGTCGCTTCGTGCAGGTCGTGCGCGATATGCTCCATGACGGGCGCTTCGACGAGGCCGAGAACCTCTGCAAGACCAACGAGTCCCCCATCGCGTCGATGCTCGAGATCGGCATCCACAACGCCGGGCGCCCCAGGGCGATCATCAAAGAGGTCATGCTCGAGAAAGGCGAGCGCGAGGTCTTCTTTATGGAGCGCTTTACCGGGGCGCTGGGCGCGATCGCCACGGTCACCCCGCTGATGGGGCTTCTGGGCACGGTCGTCGGCATGATCTCGGTCTTTCAGGGCGTCATGGTTCAATCCGGCAGCGCCGGGGTGGTCGACGCCGGAGCGCTGGCCGGGGGCATCTGGGAGGCGATGATCACCACAGCCGCCGGGCTCACCGTGGCGATCCCGGTCTTCTTGGGCCACCGCTATATTATGAGCCGCATCGACCGCCACGCCGTCGAGCTCGAGGATATCAGCCTGAGCATCCTCGACCTGCTCGCCGCCGAGACCAGCGCGAACGCCCCGACGCCCGCCGTCGCTCATGCGAGCGCCACGACCGACTCTTCCGATGCGCCCGAGGAGAACGCATGA